A genomic segment from Lignipirellula cremea encodes:
- a CDS encoding zinc-dependent metalloprotease: MFAGTLLRRCVFLALLFATAFVGRQAQAALPAHADVLKDFEEVVSTVDGKKSLFTIWVRKKDNQMLAELPKTFASQKYFIALTLAGGDQYAGLQSGDVYVYWRKYDDRLALIAPDLDTRSSGDNESKASVDRLFTGQVLLDLPIISIGPGGGPIIDMDYLLVQKSTVFFGSSAFNKALPQIYSIAEAKAFPGNVELAFEMPDTSGKLRTLHYSISLITEDPTFKPRLADERVGYFITSFSDLGKYADHETRVRFINRWNLQKADPKLRLSPPKEPLVFYIEHTTPIRYRRWVREGVLSWNRAFEKVGISDAIEVHYQDAASGAHMDKDPEDVRFNFVRWLNNDQGTAIGPSRVNPKTGQILDADIILTDGWIRHYRFQFEDLMPQLAMEGYGPDTLAWLADHPDWDPRLRMASPSQVEHLRSGIRMKSAQPYAGHPFAQADSKLMGSHDFDGLVGRTSQTNGMCLAAQGKAFDMALMHMTMTLAMDKEEAEKEDAKDEKEKDKEDPKSMIDGMPEEFIGPLLAHLVAHEVGHTLGLRHNFKASSIYSVEEINSDAVKGKKPLAGSVMDYTPVNIRYKSGAEQGDYAMTGIGPYDEWAIEYGYTSETDLKPILDRVADPNLVYATDEDAYGPDPLARRYDFGSDPLAYAKEQVDLAEHHRGRLLKGFVKDGESWSRVRRGYGLTLALQVRALSMMANWVGGVHVYRDKKGDTNGRAPLEVVDYAKQRAALEFVMKNSFHDEAFGLTPELLRWMTNDKWLDEFSNAIKDSTYPVHDSIMGVQSSTLTMILKPTTLQRVYDNEFRTPADEDALTLPELLDRVSKEIWSELDQKLDHKYTARAPMTSSLRRNLQREHLKRLIDLAMPGAGSQAAYKPISTLSVAELRRLGARIQKSLKDSGDKLDPYTRAHLEEAASVVSKALDAQYIYNANDLRSSGGFHSVFGRSDG; encoded by the coding sequence ATGTTTGCTGGTACGCTGCTGCGGCGCTGTGTTTTCCTCGCCCTGCTTTTTGCGACGGCTTTTGTCGGTCGTCAAGCGCAGGCCGCTTTGCCGGCTCACGCCGACGTGTTGAAGGACTTTGAAGAAGTCGTCTCGACCGTCGATGGCAAGAAAAGCCTCTTTACCATCTGGGTCCGTAAAAAAGATAACCAGATGCTGGCGGAGTTGCCCAAAACCTTCGCCTCCCAGAAATACTTTATCGCGCTGACGCTGGCCGGCGGCGACCAGTATGCGGGCCTGCAGTCAGGCGACGTGTACGTTTACTGGCGCAAATATGACGACCGTCTGGCGCTGATCGCCCCGGACCTGGACACCCGGAGCAGCGGCGACAACGAATCAAAAGCTTCGGTCGACCGCCTGTTTACTGGCCAAGTGTTGCTGGACCTGCCGATCATTTCGATCGGACCCGGCGGCGGCCCGATCATTGACATGGATTACCTGCTGGTGCAGAAATCGACCGTCTTTTTCGGCAGCTCGGCGTTCAACAAGGCGCTGCCGCAGATCTATTCGATCGCCGAAGCGAAAGCCTTTCCGGGCAACGTGGAGCTGGCGTTTGAAATGCCCGATACGAGCGGCAAGCTGCGCACGCTGCACTATTCGATCAGCCTGATCACGGAAGACCCGACCTTCAAGCCGCGTCTGGCGGATGAACGCGTTGGTTACTTCATCACCAGTTTTTCGGACCTGGGCAAGTATGCCGATCACGAGACCCGCGTGCGGTTCATCAATCGCTGGAATCTGCAGAAGGCCGATCCCAAACTGCGACTGAGCCCGCCCAAAGAACCGCTGGTGTTCTACATCGAACACACGACGCCGATCCGCTACCGCCGCTGGGTCCGCGAGGGCGTTTTGTCCTGGAACCGTGCGTTTGAGAAGGTCGGCATCAGCGACGCCATCGAGGTCCACTACCAGGACGCCGCTAGCGGCGCGCACATGGACAAGGATCCGGAAGACGTCCGCTTTAACTTCGTCCGCTGGCTCAACAATGACCAGGGCACGGCGATCGGGCCGAGCCGGGTGAACCCGAAAACGGGCCAGATCCTGGACGCCGACATTATTCTGACCGACGGCTGGATTCGCCACTATCGGTTCCAGTTTGAAGACCTGATGCCGCAGCTGGCGATGGAAGGTTACGGCCCCGATACGCTGGCCTGGCTGGCCGATCATCCCGACTGGGACCCGCGGCTGCGCATGGCCAGTCCTTCGCAGGTGGAGCATCTGCGCAGCGGCATTCGGATGAAATCCGCCCAGCCGTACGCCGGGCACCCGTTCGCCCAGGCCGACTCCAAACTGATGGGCAGCCATGACTTCGACGGCCTGGTGGGACGCACCAGCCAGACCAACGGCATGTGCCTGGCCGCGCAAGGGAAAGCCTTCGACATGGCCCTGATGCACATGACCATGACGCTGGCCATGGATAAGGAAGAAGCCGAAAAAGAAGACGCCAAGGACGAAAAAGAGAAGGACAAAGAAGACCCGAAAAGCATGATCGACGGCATGCCGGAAGAATTCATCGGCCCGTTGCTGGCCCATCTGGTCGCGCACGAAGTGGGCCATACCCTGGGCCTGCGGCATAACTTCAAGGCCTCCTCGATCTACTCGGTCGAAGAGATCAACAGCGACGCCGTCAAAGGGAAGAAGCCGCTGGCCGGCTCCGTCATGGACTACACCCCGGTCAACATCCGTTACAAGTCGGGCGCCGAGCAGGGCGACTACGCCATGACCGGCATCGGCCCCTATGACGAATGGGCGATCGAGTACGGCTACACGTCGGAAACCGATCTCAAGCCGATTCTCGATCGCGTCGCCGATCCCAATCTGGTGTACGCCACCGATGAAGACGCTTACGGCCCTGACCCGCTGGCTCGCCGTTATGATTTTGGCTCCGATCCGCTGGCTTACGCCAAGGAGCAGGTCGACCTGGCCGAACATCACCGCGGCCGCCTGCTGAAGGGGTTTGTCAAAGACGGCGAAAGCTGGTCCCGCGTTCGCCGCGGTTACGGCCTGACGCTGGCTCTGCAGGTTCGTGCTCTAAGTATGATGGCCAACTGGGTCGGCGGCGTGCATGTGTATCGCGATAAAAAGGGTGATACCAACGGCCGCGCTCCGCTGGAAGTGGTCGATTACGCCAAGCAGCGGGCGGCGCTGGAATTCGTCATGAAGAACTCCTTCCACGACGAAGCATTCGGCCTGACGCCGGAACTGCTCCGCTGGATGACGAACGACAAATGGCTGGACGAGTTCAGCAACGCCATCAAGGATTCCACCTACCCGGTGCATGACAGCATCATGGGGGTGCAGTCCTCGACGCTGACGATGATCCTGAAACCGACGACCCTGCAGCGGGTGTACGACAACGAGTTCCGCACCCCGGCCGACGAAGACGCGTTGACCCTGCCGGAACTGCTCGACCGCGTGAGCAAGGAAATCTGGTCGGAGCTGGATCAGAAACTGGATCACAAGTACACCGCTCGTGCTCCGATGACCTCCAGCCTGCGACGGAACCTGCAGCGGGAACACCTGAAACGACTGATCGACCTGGCCATGCCAGGCGCCGGTTCACAGGCGGCCTACAAGCCCATTTCGACCCTGTCGGTCGCCGAACTGCGACGCCTGGGCGCACGCATCCAGAAATCGCTGAAAGACTCGGGCGACAAGCTCGATCCTTACACGCGGGCCCATCTGGAAGAAGCGGCCTCGGTGGTCAGCAAGGCGCTCGACGCGCAGTACATTTACAACGCCAATGACCTGCGCAGCAGCGGCGGATTCCACTCCGTCTTTGGCCGTAGCGATGGCTAG
- a CDS encoding HEAT repeat domain-containing protein, with protein MKDIEQLLQEFESDEADRCWIVVQLEEVPDERVVSLFVATLEDFDEDEEVRIEILKSLVMRKDAAESHARLGKAVLNVLRNDDEELIRQFAAQALWTYPEVEGVLDCLESTVRNETEDLDVRHNALGAIESNRAMASYREALQRLVNVPELGPIAQRTLDSD; from the coding sequence ATGAAAGACATTGAACAGCTTCTGCAGGAATTTGAAAGCGACGAAGCCGACCGATGCTGGATTGTTGTCCAGCTGGAGGAAGTGCCTGATGAACGTGTGGTGTCGCTATTTGTGGCAACACTCGAAGACTTTGATGAAGACGAAGAGGTGCGGATTGAGATTCTCAAGTCGCTTGTCATGCGAAAGGACGCCGCTGAGAGCCACGCCCGTCTGGGAAAGGCCGTCTTGAATGTACTCCGGAACGATGACGAAGAGCTGATTCGCCAGTTCGCTGCACAAGCACTCTGGACCTATCCAGAAGTCGAAGGCGTGCTGGATTGCCTGGAATCAACCGTCCGCAATGAAACGGAGGACCTTGACGTGCGGCACAACGCCCTGGGGGCAATCGAAAGCAATCGCGCGATGGCGAGTTATCGTGAGGCATTGCAACGGCTGGTGAATGTTCCAGAACTGGGGCCAATCGCCCAGCGCACCCTTGACTCCGATTAG
- a CDS encoding type II toxin-antitoxin system RelE/ParE family toxin, with protein MNVRWTERALKDAIAIYDYIADRSETYADSVYARILIRPNQLAALPESGLIVTFS; from the coding sequence GTGAACGTTCGTTGGACGGAACGGGCGTTAAAGGATGCGATTGCGATTTACGACTATATTGCTGATCGCTCAGAGACCTATGCCGACTCGGTGTATGCTCGCATTCTCATTCGGCCAAATCAGCTCGCTGCTCTACCGGAATCGGGTTTGATCGTGACCTTCAGCTAG
- a CDS encoding twin-arginine translocation signal domain-containing protein, which yields MNQANRRNFLKTAAMGGTLAGLGDLAFLSRLSPVSAAETQLPAPTVQLEAGLEPVVRLIEETPRDQLLEQVGARIRNGDWSYRDVLGGLLLAGVRNVEPRPSVGFKFHSVLVVNSAHLAAQSSPASQRWLPIFWSLDYFKEAAAKDVAERGDWRMAPIDDGALPRPSQAHQAFTAAMDDWNDGAADVAIASLARSAGVNEIYEMFFRYGARDFRSIGHKAIYVANSYRTLQCLGWKNAEPVLRSLAYALLMHEDSNPRTRDDEADRPYRRNLELAQKIQGGWRDGKLDDAATSEMLQTLRTGSNDEACDLVVEQLNRGVSPQSVWDALHVGAGELLMRQPGIVGLHAVTTTNALHFAYQTSGNDETRRLMMLQNAAFLPMFRGAMQSRGKVLDLNVQELEAAKVDGDSGKAVEQIFAEVSSDPTAAARSTLGYLQQGNSAKEYIDAARLMVFLKGNDAHDYKFSSAALEDYFKLSPNWRNLYMASSVFKLNGSGQRDNGLVQRTRNALA from the coding sequence ATGAACCAGGCGAACCGACGCAACTTCCTGAAAACGGCCGCAATGGGCGGCACGCTGGCCGGGCTGGGCGATCTGGCCTTTCTTTCCCGACTGTCGCCCGTCTCGGCGGCCGAGACCCAGCTGCCGGCGCCGACGGTGCAGCTGGAGGCCGGGCTGGAGCCGGTGGTGCGGTTGATCGAAGAAACGCCGCGGGACCAGCTGCTGGAACAGGTGGGCGCCCGGATTCGTAACGGGGACTGGAGCTATCGCGACGTCCTGGGTGGGTTGCTGCTGGCGGGAGTGCGGAACGTGGAGCCGCGGCCTTCGGTCGGTTTCAAATTCCACTCGGTGCTGGTCGTTAATTCGGCCCACCTGGCCGCCCAGTCTTCGCCCGCTTCGCAGCGCTGGCTGCCTATTTTCTGGTCGCTGGATTACTTCAAGGAAGCGGCCGCCAAAGATGTGGCCGAACGGGGCGACTGGCGGATGGCTCCCATCGACGACGGCGCGCTGCCTCGCCCCAGTCAGGCCCACCAGGCGTTTACCGCCGCCATGGACGACTGGAACGACGGCGCGGCCGATGTAGCGATCGCCAGTCTGGCCCGTTCCGCCGGCGTGAATGAAATCTATGAGATGTTCTTCCGCTATGGCGCCCGGGACTTTCGTTCGATCGGCCACAAAGCGATTTATGTGGCCAACAGCTATCGCACCCTGCAGTGCCTGGGCTGGAAAAACGCCGAACCCGTGCTACGGTCGCTGGCTTACGCCCTGCTGATGCACGAGGACTCTAACCCCCGCACTCGAGACGACGAAGCGGATCGCCCTTATCGACGGAACCTGGAACTGGCCCAAAAGATCCAGGGCGGCTGGCGGGACGGCAAGCTTGATGATGCAGCCACCTCCGAAATGCTGCAGACCCTGCGCACCGGCTCAAACGATGAAGCGTGCGACCTGGTCGTCGAACAGCTGAACCGCGGCGTGAGCCCGCAATCGGTATGGGACGCCCTGCATGTGGGCGCCGGCGAGCTGCTGATGCGTCAGCCGGGCATTGTGGGACTGCACGCGGTCACCACGACCAACGCCTTGCACTTTGCTTACCAGACCAGCGGCAACGATGAAACGCGTCGCCTGATGATGCTGCAGAACGCGGCCTTTTTGCCCATGTTCCGCGGCGCCATGCAGAGCCGCGGGAAGGTTCTGGACCTGAACGTACAGGAGCTGGAAGCGGCCAAAGTCGACGGCGATTCGGGCAAAGCGGTGGAGCAGATTTTCGCCGAAGTCAGCAGCGATCCGACCGCCGCCGCCCGCAGCACGCTGGGCTACCTGCAGCAGGGGAACTCGGCGAAGGAGTACATCGACGCGGCCCGGCTGATGGTGTTCCTCAAAGGGAACGACGCCCATGACTACAAGTTCAGCTCGGCGGCGCTGGAAGACTATTTCAAGCTCTCGCCCAACTGGCGGAATCTATACATGGCGTCGAGCGTGTTCAAGTTGAACGGCTCTGGCCAGCGCGATAACGGCCTGGTGCAGCGCACGCGGAACGCTTTGGCTTAA
- a CDS encoding SGNH/GDSL hydrolase family protein, whose product MTLPVETMLLTLMFPAREAMKRMRSGVRMLFLSLLVLPACLAVKAVSAADAPELPSVKQSPEVLAAMRQVHAGFKGQAGYVAQFGDSITYSMAFWSAMSWDDPDKYLPADDGLPQKPGDRRWKDVILGARDKGGKFANYSGWRVGQLLKSVDEVLQRERPEYAIIMIGTNDISGGKLPANYEQDLQQVVQKCLDAHCIPILNTIPPRQGKDDAVAAANTVIRKTAEQMSVPLADFHAACVRLRPGDSWQNSIISKDGVHPSGGKTNVYTVENMQNCGYALRNWVNFLALRELYFAVQTK is encoded by the coding sequence GTGACGCTTCCCGTGGAAACGATGCTGCTGACTTTGATGTTCCCCGCGAGAGAAGCCATGAAGCGAATGCGATCCGGCGTGCGAATGTTGTTCCTGTCCCTGCTGGTGCTCCCGGCGTGCCTCGCGGTGAAGGCGGTTAGCGCTGCCGATGCTCCCGAACTGCCCAGCGTCAAGCAGTCGCCCGAGGTGCTGGCCGCGATGCGGCAGGTGCATGCGGGCTTCAAGGGGCAGGCCGGATACGTGGCGCAGTTTGGCGATTCGATCACCTATTCGATGGCGTTCTGGTCGGCGATGAGCTGGGACGATCCCGACAAGTACCTGCCGGCCGACGATGGCCTGCCGCAAAAGCCAGGCGATCGTCGCTGGAAAGATGTCATCCTGGGCGCCCGGGACAAAGGCGGCAAGTTCGCCAACTATTCCGGCTGGCGGGTCGGGCAGCTATTGAAGTCGGTGGACGAAGTGCTCCAGCGGGAGCGGCCCGAGTACGCCATCATTATGATCGGCACCAACGATATTTCCGGCGGCAAGCTGCCGGCCAACTACGAGCAGGACCTGCAGCAAGTGGTGCAAAAGTGTCTGGACGCCCACTGTATCCCGATTCTGAACACCATTCCGCCGCGTCAGGGAAAAGACGACGCCGTCGCGGCCGCCAACACGGTGATCCGGAAAACGGCTGAGCAGATGTCGGTTCCGCTGGCCGATTTCCATGCGGCATGCGTCCGTTTGCGGCCGGGCGACAGCTGGCAGAATTCGATCATCTCGAAAGACGGCGTGCATCCCAGCGGCGGCAAGACCAACGTTTATACGGTCGAAAACATGCAAAACTGCGGCTACGCCCTGCGGAACTGGGTGAATTTCCTGGCTTTGCGGGAACTCTATTTTGCCGTCCAGACGAAATAG
- a CDS encoding leucine-rich repeat domain-containing protein, translating to MDSSFSQWQPFSFFFKHRSETNGENKAIPIPRYSLRTLLIEFTSVGVALGVALAVWRLITPDPPTREELLVASLGRTVVQMPGGEYRASVSGDGVSPRQVKRWLSAVLELDRLSSEGVQELVLVGFSVDGRILHDLRKFRSLQKLRIDFCEFTSSDIRQIQRIHGLRCLDYRWCEFTNEHAEGIAKCSELRSLEIWRRWQNSETGQFDSEGMRSIASMENLESLRFFSNGLDRPMMESLAESHSLTEIFISSSSLSESMVEVLPNIKQLKKLTLNGKEIETLPQ from the coding sequence TTGGATTCTTCTTTCTCTCAATGGCAGCCATTTTCGTTCTTTTTCAAACATCGGAGCGAAACGAACGGGGAGAATAAAGCCATCCCTATTCCCAGGTACTCACTGCGAACGCTTCTCATTGAATTCACCTCCGTTGGAGTCGCTCTTGGAGTCGCTCTTGCCGTCTGGAGACTGATTACCCCCGATCCGCCCACGCGCGAGGAGCTTCTCGTAGCCTCTCTTGGGCGAACCGTTGTGCAGATGCCTGGCGGGGAGTATCGAGCGAGTGTCTCGGGCGACGGCGTCTCTCCCAGGCAAGTCAAACGGTGGTTGTCGGCAGTTCTGGAACTCGATCGGTTGAGTAGCGAAGGGGTTCAAGAGCTTGTGCTCGTTGGTTTTTCGGTGGATGGTCGCATTCTGCACGACCTTAGGAAGTTTCGGTCTCTCCAAAAGCTGCGCATCGATTTTTGTGAATTTACCAGCTCTGACATCAGGCAAATTCAGAGGATTCATGGGCTCAGGTGTTTGGACTATCGCTGGTGTGAGTTTACAAACGAACATGCCGAAGGCATTGCAAAGTGCAGCGAGCTGCGCAGCTTGGAGATTTGGCGCCGTTGGCAGAATTCAGAAACCGGTCAATTTGATTCCGAGGGGATGCGATCCATTGCCTCCATGGAAAACCTCGAAAGTTTAAGGTTTTTTTCAAACGGTCTCGATCGGCCAATGATGGAAAGCCTGGCCGAAAGCCATAGTTTGACAGAGATTTTTATTTCTTCGAGTTCTTTGAGTGAATCCATGGTCGAGGTCCTGCCTAATATCAAACAGCTCAAGAAGCTGACACTGAATGGCAAAGAAATCGAAACCTTGCCGCAGTAA